Below is a window of Fluviibacter phosphoraccumulans DNA.
CATGGCCTTGGCTCAGGAAGTAGCGAGCAAGGGCGTGACGGTGAATACCGTATCACCAGGCTACATCGGCACTGATATGGTTAAAGCCATTCGTGAAGATGTGCTGGAAAAGATCATCGCCGGTGTGCCGGTGAAGCGTCTGGGTACCCCGGAAGAAATCGCTTCGATCGTTTCCTGGCTGGCGGGTCCAGATGGTAGTTTCTCGACCGGTGCGGACTTCTCGCTGAACGGCGGTATCCACATGTAATCGGATTTCCGAACACATGGAAACGGCGCTTTGTGCGCCGTTTTTTTTATGCAGGTATCGAAAACAAAGTGATTGATGTATTCAAAGTTTCCGCAAACGTTCTAAGTAGGCTTCGGTATCAAATACGCCGCCCGGCTGTTGGGCATGCCAGACGGTTTCACCCAGGCATTCCAGTAGCCGGTGCAAGGCTTCGTGCGCATCACCCTGCTTAGTGGCCTGTTTCTCAAAGGCGGCACGAATACCTGGAGGAGAATCTACCGATAGCTGTTCGGCCAGGGCCATGTGCAACGACAGGTGCAGCATGGGATTCATCGTGCCCTGTTCGGGGGTCCATTCACCGGCAATAGCCGCTTCCGCGTCATCAAGCAGGGCGTGGTATTCCGGGTGCATGGCGATGACGTCGGCGGCAATGATTTCTGCGCCATCGAGCGGCAGGTTGTCACGTTGCTTACGTCGTGACTCGCAGAAAAACTGACGTACCTGATCTTTAGTGGGTGTGAAGATCATCAGTGCTCCCGATTCATTGGTGAGGGTTAATCAGCTTGCGGGCGGCTTTGGCTTCGGGGGCACGGCAAAGGTCGAGCACCGGACAGACTTCGCATTCCGGTTTGCGTGCCTTACAGATATAGCGGCCCAGCAGAATCAGCCAGTGGTGGGCATCGTGTAGATACTCTTTCGGAATGTTTTTTAACAGCT
It encodes the following:
- a CDS encoding DUF1841 family protein, encoding MIFTPTKDQVRQFFCESRRKQRDNLPLDGAEIIAADVIAMHPEYHALLDDAEAAIAGEWTPEQGTMNPMLHLSLHMALAEQLSVDSPPGIRAAFEKQATKQGDAHEALHRLLECLGETVWHAQQPGGVFDTEAYLERLRKL